A window of Acinonyx jubatus isolate Ajub_Pintada_27869175 chromosome B2, VMU_Ajub_asm_v1.0, whole genome shotgun sequence genomic DNA:
ggcagccacaaaaagacaaatgctgtatgatttcaccTATATGAAGTACTTAGTCAAAATACTGAAGAATGGTatttgccaggggttggggaaaGGGGAGTGcgaagttactgtttaatgggtataaagCTTcagtttgcaagatgaaaaaagctctgaaaatggatgatggtgatggctgcacaaaaTGTAAATGTAGTTAACACCAGTGAACTATATACATACACTTCAGAATGGTTAAGATGGTGAATCTTccatatattttgccacaataaaaaatattagaaaaaacagaaataaaaagtagtgGCTAggaatcatatttttttcttatggtagtaataataaaaatagctgcTATTAAATACCCACAGTACTTTATATGCTGTGCTAGACATTTTATACGTATCATTAATTCTTACGACTTTATAGATAtgaaaagtgaggctcagaaaaggttcagtaacttgcctgAAATCACACAGCACGGAGGCAGCAAAGTTAGCATTCAAACCAAAGCCCATGCCCTTCTTTTATGCACTGTAGTACAATCTCTGCATTtcataaaaattcagaataaagTACACAGGTGCCCTCAAAGAGCAGTAAATTCATAACAGCACTGATTatgaactgattaaaaaaaaacaaaaaaaccacacacacctAGAGCATAAGGGGCACTGAGAGGGGAACAATCAGAATATAATAGCCTATATCTTACCTCCAACCCTAATACACCCATGCAGACCTACTTATATACAGCTCTCATTCCAAATCAAGTTGGTAAGAAAGGCAAACCGATAATAAGTTTCACGTTGGAAATTACCAAAGAAATGTTTCCCACATCAGCAgcataagaaaagggaaaaaaggtggTCTAGGGTGGCAGAAGGTAAAAATTTAGGTATTTCACAGGATATTAAGTGGATGTTGTTAAGGACTGGGGACAggatggcaaaaaaataaaagaaaaagattaaaaaaaaaaaaaaagaccagccagagatagaaaaagcaaacagatgaaaacaaaaattacagaacAGGAAGATAAAATTCAGTACTAAAGAATGACATAAATATGCAAAACAGAGTTGATTTTCCTTGAAAGAGCAAAGTTGGGCTAGTAGATTAAAGATTCCTAACTTGGCAGAAGTAAACTGATCCACTGTAATGAGTGATTAGAGCAAAATTTTTCAGAATGGGTTTTCAATCAAAATGTGGCtccaaaaatgttgaaagaaaaaaatacctaggcGGACAGCAGAGTTGGAAAATTTAAAGCATataataaaggggcgcctgggtggctcagtcggttaagtggccgacttcgacccaggtcatgaactcacagtttgtgggttcaagccccgcattgggctctgtgctggcagcttacagtctggagcccgcttcagattctgtgtctctctttctgccccttccttgctcatgctctgtctctgtctctcaaaaataaattaagtgttaaaaaaaaaataaagcttatgaTAAAAATGCCAAAGATACGTTTTCATTGAGGTCATTCATCAATATCTTCAAATCTTATTCATGACTGGAAGCCAttaggatatttaaaaattatccttttgttcttttcttctattcACATTTACttcagaaattatgaaaaaaactcATCTGATTCCCTAGAATTACATCCTTTCTTAAATGCTTGGTAGTGAAAGTGAACATTAGCACGTCCTTTCATTGAATATCAGAATGTCAGAGAAGAGAGTTTAAGTCCTGGGAAGAGGACAGGAAGGTACCTCTTTCAAGGAACTAAACCTCTCTCAGGGCTTCATTTCATCCCTGCCAATCtcttaaaatgatcttttttttttttaattgccatagtattatttattctttctggttTAATCTATAAGCAATTAGCTTTCAGAAAAATTGAAGATAAATTTGGAATTTCAGAAATAGTGAAAATCTGGATTCTGAGCTTTGCAAAATTATACTAACATATTTCAAAtcatgaatatgtattttatatacatgaacACAGATTTTATCTATTAGATCAGAAAAGGCTTCAGAAAATTATGAAATCATCCTTTctctaaaacactaaaaaatgaaagggagaaaaggaaaaaataaaaaaagtatgagAGCATGATGCTTTAGTGAGCAGCCAGTAGTTCACTAGTGGACAGCAGTTTATTGGTTTCTCTCAGCAGTGAAGTCTCCTCCTCTTGGGTGGTTTGCACTGTGACTGCAGCTGCGTACCTTTGGTAGTATCAGATATGCTATTTAACAAGGCACACATCATATCTCCCTCTAAATGGTGAGGGTTTAGTATATGTGCTGGCCTCTGAGTCTTCTTAAATTGGTTCTCTAGCTCCAGAAAACCTTGATCTCCTGAGAGGATGGTGAAAGGAATCTGCTTGGGTAGTTGTTCATCTAGACGGCCAGCCTAAGTTGGAACAAAACGCATATGTTgataaaaatcaatatttgaGTTTTAAACCATTACATCTATTTCAGTATGAACACATACCTagaaaggtttatttatttattttaagattttattatttttttaaagtagtctctacactcaacatggggctcaaagtcaacctcgagatcaagagttgcacactccactaactgagccagccaggcacccctaaaaaggtttatttaacTTGTTCTCTAGCTCCCACCAAAGTATGATACAAAGATCtccttcataaataaaatataacacatttaATCAAATGTAAACTGCCACGAATTATAAGATAAGCTATTTTATGtgccactaagaaagaaaaaaaaataccaaaagaagtCAAATAAGAGGCTGGAATGCTACAAGGGTTACACACTTAATCTaaggataaataagaaataaatctgCCATAGAGAGAAGGTAAGCAAGGTAATCTGCATAATTCAATCTTAGCACTGAatagatggaaaagaaaatgttttgtggTTTAAAATGTAAGCAGGAGTTAACAAGGTTACAGAGTAAATTCATGTTATCAGTGCGACATGTAAACTGACTTACATTTAAGcagagaatttaatttaaaatgggtCTCAGGTTGGTAGTTTCTCTAGGTGACTGGCAGACAGAGAAGCAAATGCAAATTTCACCTAGGCCAACAGTGATTGTTAAGGTGTCTcccaatttcagagatgttaaaatgtgaaagtatCTCAGCATACATCAAATACACTGTCATCTATTGATCATTATTCTATAAATAGGTGAGGGTCTACAATGGGTAGCTGGGAGTCTGCTAGGAATTGGGGAAAGCAGTAAATAAGTATATGGGTCCTTGCTCTCATTAGTCATCAGCAGAATCTTATGTAGAAGGttttatacaaaaatatagcACTGAAGAATGCTCTATACTGTCATTACGattcaagtggaaaaaaaaaattccaaatgggTCCTAGATTCACATTAGATTTTGAATAAAACAATCACTCACATGCATACATATGGCAAAATCAGCagcatcttttcttttactacaaCGAGGATGAAGGAAGAAACATCCAATCCTATTCAGGTAATTATAGATCTTACAGTTGAGTGGAGGCTTCCAATTGGTGTTTCCTcctattatttttagaaaaggcaTGAATGATagtcaaacagagaaaaaaagagaactgaacAGTAGCTACAACTGAAAGCTCTATCAAGAAAAAACACactagaaaaagatttttttagaggGCAAGTACTAGATTAGAATGCAGAACTCAGTTCTAGTATAGGCATCACCATCTTGTTGCTTTACAATCTTGGCAAAGTAGGCCACCTTCCCTGCATCTGCCCATTAACCTGAAAACTCATAGGTTATGTTAAGGAAAATCAAAAGTAATTATGTGTAAGGAGTCTCTGACTGGTATAATTCCATATAAATGTAagcattaattttgttttgtttttaacaaatatgtCAAGACTATTCAGTGGAGAGAAATGATAGGCAATCAGCAAAGCTAAATTTACTAAAAGGTTGTACTAGAGTATTTATCCAGGTCAGCacgtttcttttttaatttttttgaggtcAGTATGTCTCATCCTAAAACCAGtcctcctctttgtttttttaaaattatttttaaaatgtttatttacttattttgagagagagagagagagagtgtgaggtgggggggaaggacagagagaatcccaagcaggcaacatgctgtcagtgcagtgcccaacacagggttcaatcccacgaaccgtgagatcatgacctgagctgtcaactgagccacccaggcaccccaaatcatCCTCTTATATGCTGTTGCCTATCAAACATAAAGTTTATTGGATGCTCACTATACTAAACTTCCGTAAATCATAGTCATCTCTCTCCCTGTTTGGTCAATGGTTTGTAAAGAAATATTTAGATGAAGCTGCATATTTATGAACTTCAGTTCAGTAAGGATGAACTGAAGAGGCAATTATGGCAATTTGAAAATCATACTAGTTCTGTAGCCAAGCGGTCCAAGTTCAAAAGCTAACTctattatttattagttttacactttggaaaaaataaacttctcatGCATCCTGCCTTATGTTTTAAGAAGGAGATAAATATAATAATCAGTAAGCATGGGTTAATACCAAGCATTAGTACCTGGCATGTTgtaggtgctgaataaatgttttttcaatATGTATCAAAAGATCCACAAACTTTAGGTCACCAAAGAGAGCTAACATTCaccacaaagaaatgtaaagagaaaaatattctggCAAAGTAGCTACAATGCAAAGTGACAATATTGCAATTACGTTTGTATGTTCTATTCAAGAAGGTTCAAGAGCAATCCTTTTAATGTGGAACATATTCTaatggagaaaagaggagaaggtATCAGATGTTTTCCTTATCAATCATACCTTGAAAGCCCCAGATGAATGTTCCTTGGTTAAGATGCCCTGGTAGATGACCAAAAAAGTTTGACCAGTTATCAAAGTCTACAAAGACTATATGAGTCATGGTTCGCAGATAATCCAAATCTGGAAGTTCAACAACTTCTTCATCTGAGAAGAGAAACATTAACATGAATTTGGTAAGAATTAGCTAAAAACGCTTTAATTTCTCAAGTTTAAAAGATACTAGAgaatatgcaaaaatattaatcttgaatattattaatttctaCTTAAACCTCTTCATGAGATCCAAACCTATACATGATACAGTATATTTACACCagataaaaaatattctgaatacttccaaaattttattattctttctataAATACATGCCATTGATGCTAagcctgtctttctctttttaattaaaaaaaaaaaacaaaaaaaacacaactgaggtggctcagttggttgagcatccaactttggctcaggtcatgatctcatggcttgtggattcaagccctgcattgggctctgtgctgacagctcagagcctggagcctgctttggattctgtgtcttcatctctctctgcctctcccccacttgcatgcacactgctctctctcaaaaataaacattttttttaaaaaataaattaaaaaaacctgtcACACAATTAGTCAGAAATACAGTCCTCATTTTTTTTGCCCATACACATGAATATTGCCTAAAACATGTCTTCTTTGTATGTAGCAGCTAGGCTCTGCCACCAATATGCTGGTCTGAGTCCACAAATCCATGTAACTTACACCttccctgtcacttctctggctctcctctcctgctgtTTCCTGGCAGTAATTGAAATCTGCCACTACTatagctactgctgctgctggaacTGCCATAGCCATCTTAGTTTTGTAGATTGGCAAAGTATTGGCCTGTACTACCATAGGGGCCAGagcttctgtctcttttctcttttcatgggTCCCAAATTTGAAGACTGTTATAACTGCCAAAATCATTATAGCTTCCGCCACTTCCAAAATTACTTCCATCATTACCAAATCTGTTATAGCTAAGACTTTCTTTAAAAgttgtttataataataaaatataataaaataataataataaaataaatgataattaaaaaacaatgtactGGGAGAACTAAAAGACCAAGTTTTAaggctgaaaaaacaaaaacttgcacCATCcatcaaataaaatttcaaggtggggcacctgggtggctcagtcagttaagcatccaacttcggctcaggtcatgatctcacagtttgtgaaagtttaagccctgaactgggctctatgctgacatcgtggagcctgctttggatcctctgtccccctctttctgcccctcccctgctcatgctccctcacctctcaaaaataactaaaaacatttaaaatatatatattaaaataaaatttcaaggttACCTGGTAAGAACTTCTCCCCACCAGAATTATGTTCTTTTCCCAATCTAGACTGATTTATTAGTAACCTGCTAGCTATGTGATTAAAAACCCTACAGGgcacaaatgaaataaatgacaacCCTCTACCATAAAGTGGTGCATAATAGGTACTGGTGGCACATCAGCACCTCCTACCATAAACACATCTTTCTTGGTTCTCTTaagttctttcttcttccaccaTTCTCCAACTCTTGTTCTCCATCTCTTTCacttctttcataattttctatcTTGATAAGGCCTTAAAGTTTCCAGTGTACCAATGCAAaccttaacattttaaattatttttaaaatgactaggTTCTACTCCATCTAATACAGCCTCCCTCAAATATACTGCACTGCCATCCTCTCCCATTTCCAAGCCACCTATCTTCTTTTATCTTGTCTTAAAATTCTTAGTAATTGTAAGGGcccctggctagctcagtcagtggagcatgtgactcttgatcatggagctgtgagttcaagccccacactgggtgtagaaattactaaggaaaaaaaattttttttaattcttagtaaTTGTAGATTTAGATACTACAATCATCTATCAAACACAGACCGACATAAATTCCCAAAAGTAATCGggagaacaagagaaaagcacAAGAGAACATAAAAACAGTGTAATCACTGCTTCACTGTTAAAAGTAGAACTGAATGAGTTGATAGTATGTCATGTAATCATTTCTTACATAAAACATGCCATGACTAAAAATGATGCTAAGATCTACAAATGCTATATACAGCAAGCCTGTATAAACTCAGTAGttcataaaaatagtttataaaaaaattttagccAAAATTTTCACATATCCTCATTGTCCCCTCTCTACACTGTGTAACTTACCAAGagctcatatttatttaaaagaatatggacttaaaattatattctaacCACGACAAATTATacttctaaacaaaataaaaccactgtCCTCTTCTagacttactcttttttttttaagtttatttatttattttgaggggggaggggcagagagagagggcaagaaagaatccaaagctcgctctgtgttgacagcacctAAGCCACCCAGCACACCTACACTTAGGGAGTCTTATCTAGATTAAGTACAAAGGGATCTATACCTCAATTTTCTCCCTGGTTTCCTGCTACCATTTGTAACTCTACTTCTAATTGCTATTTTAAGTCTAAGTAAAAGCTCTGCTTTCCAGAAAatcataacaaaaatatataaattctgaAGTGAACATTAAGATTTCTCATAATTACGGAATAAAGCCAAAatatgaggatgtggagaaaaaggaaccctcatacactgttggtggcaatgcaaactggtacagccacgaTGGAAAATATGgagattctttgaaaaattaaaaatagaattaccatatgatccagtaattccactactaattacctgaagaatatgaaaacactaattcaaaaagatatatggacccctatgtttactgcagtatttacaatagccaacttaTAAatacaacccaagtgtccacggatagacgaatggataaagaagatgtggtgtatatatacaatggaatattagccataaaagagaatgaaatcttgccatttgcaacatgtatGGATCTAGACGGTATAatactaagggaaataagtcagtcagagaaagacaaataccctatgatttcactcatgtgtaatttaagaaaccaaccaaataaaaaaaaagacaaaaatcagactCTGAATATAGAAAACtagtggttatcagaggggaggtggatggggaggatgagtgaaataggtgaggggATTAacagtacacttatcatgataagcaccGAGTTCTGTATAGAACTGTtcaatcactatactgtacacctgaaatgaatataatactatgttaactatactggaataaaaaaacaagtttaattaaaaaaaaaagaagaattttccaacaacaaaagaataaagtcaaaatataaacacaaagagTTCACTGGATTTATCTTCTTAATGAACCTTCTAAATGATAAGAAGAATCTAAATGTTAAggataacatttatatatatatatatatatataaattttaaatctgaCTTTCAGAAAGACTAtcaattttcttcatctctcaaaATTCCCATGCTTCTTATAAAAGACAATGTTATCTTAAATACATAGTGTTTAAATCTAATATATACTCTTTGTCCCCTTAAGTTTAGGGtagttaaatgaatatttaaatactaGTATGTATTCGTATTTAGGAATACATATCCCCCAAAAGTATATGCTATAATGATTACTGTATCATCCCACCATGTTTCTTACTTCAAAACTGAATCATTATTAGCTTTCACAAAAATGATGGCCACAGGTGCACCCGGTGGCCCATTCGGTGAAATGTcaaccccttttttttttaatgtttgtttattttttgacagagggagTGAGACTGggtagggtagagagagaggaagacacagaatctgaagctggctccaggctccgagctgtctgcacacagagcctgatgtggggcttgaactcatgaactgtgaactcatgaacatgagctgaagttggacactcaaccgactgagccacccaggtgccccaagtgtcaactcttgatttgggctcaggtcatgatctcatggattagTGAGATgcagccctgtattgggctctgcactgacaatgcagggcctgcttgggattttctctctgcctcctccccgcTTGTGTggacactctcaaaataaataaatttaaaaacaaggatgGCTacaatacatgtattttctctatcAGTATGTGAAATCTGCACAGACATTAGAGTTGTAATGCCATACCTATATTCTGACAGCTTAGGTCATTCTCAGctcccttctccatctctgaaTTTTTTGGATGGCTTACTGCctgttttagttttctctctGGACGTGAGGCACTGGCAGCAAACTTGTACAGGCTTGTTTTCTCAGATCCGAAATGAGCCACACTGGGTTTCCGTAAAAAGCAGTGTTTTCTATGGAAGTGCTGCTGAGCACTCTCAGGATCGTGAAACACTTTGGTGCAAGTGCCACACTTGATGACATACCGTTGCTCCTTTTCCTCctcactcttttcttctctgtgcacTTCATGGATGTGAGTATTGATGTCAGTTACATTCTGTGCTGTTGCTGAACACAAGGTGCAGCGAAACCACAGTTTACCTTTATCCAGCATGATTTGAAGACATCTACCATAATCTTCCTTTCTGTTAACTTTACAGATGTAACTCTCACGGCAACCACAGGTTAACAGGTTACTGGTCTCTATTACTGGAAAATCATTCTCAGTTTTAATTGAAGTTTCAGTTTTTTCTGACACAAACACATAATCTGTGCTGTGGTGCTCCTTATAATGACTTAAAAATGCTTCTTCCACATTAAAGGTAATATCACAAAGCCCACAGAAGTACTTAACTTTTATCTCATTGTTATGCTCATCTTGGCAATGTCGGTACAGTGTTTCAACCTTGTGAAAAGTCTTTTTGCAATGGGCACAGCTGTATCTATGAAACTGGTGACTTGCTAAAGACATGCAATGCTGTTTTACACAGTCCTGGGAATCAAACATATCTTCACAAATTCGGCACTGCCATTTACCCCTTGGAGGACTATTTGCTGGAGAATGATCAATAATAGTAATAGTTGAAGGATTCTTAGCAGTCAAATTACTCACCAATGTTGCAGAGGATGTTGGCAAAGTTTCACTTTCTACCTCATCCGTCTCATAAAAATATCTGTGTCCATTATGAAATTCAGTCACATGTGCCATGATAGTCTCTTTTCTTGTTAACTCCTTTTTGCATGTCCGACACcagaaaagaaagttatttaaatGTGCCCCTCCATGAATCCGGCTCATATGTAAACGGATGACCCCTGAATCTTCACATACCTTTCCACAGACCACACACTTATAACACATTGTGTTTGCtgagaaaacatgtttttctacTGCATCTTCACTTAGGAATTGTTGATGGCATTCACAAAACCAGGTTTTAACAAATGACTTTTCTTTCTGAACACAAACTGTACCTTCATGGCTTTTACCTTCTAAATTCATCTTCTTTTTTGGAACAGTGGTGCAAT
This region includes:
- the ZNF451 gene encoding E3 SUMO-protein ligase ZNF451 isoform X3, whose amino-acid sequence is MGDPGSEEGPLRPVLEYIDLISSDDEEPSTSHSDDNVKHKDYIDHQKDKVALTLARLARHVEVEKQQKEEKNRAFREKIDFQHAHGLQELEFIRGHSDTEAARLCVDQWLKMPGLKTGTINSGKKSSFRRGGQMQVSGKPILCPIMHCNKEFDNGHLLLGHLKRFDHSPCDPTITLHGPFVNSFACVVCYKNFVTQQQYRDHLFAKEAADDGHKNNLLPQIIQCFACPNCFLLFSSKDECLKHMSGKNHFHQNFKLSDDKGIAQPISFPSFAKKLLISLCKDVPFQVKCVACHQTLRSHMELTAHFRVRCRNAGPVALAEKSIAQVAEKFVLRGYCPNCNQVFADETSTRNHKQNSGHKVRVITSMEESVLLYCHSSEGNKPSDLNLLLDRSKFSSLKRTMSVQESNSQDCTTVPKKKMNLEGKSHEGTVCVQKEKSFVKTWFCECHQQFLSEDAVEKHVFSANTMCYKCVVCGKVCEDSGVIRLHMSRIHGGAHLNNFLFWCRTCKKELTRKETIMAHVTEFHNGHRYFYETDEVESETLPTSSATLVSNLTAKNPSTITIIDHSPANSPPRGKWQCRICEDMFDSQDCVKQHCMSLASHQFHRYSCAHCKKTFHKVETLYRHCQDEHNNEIKVKYFCGLCDITFNVEEAFLSHYKEHHSTDYVFVSEKTETSIKTENDFPVIETSNLLTCGCRESYICKVNRKEDYGRCLQIMLDKGKLWFRCTLCSATAQNVTDINTHIHEVHREEKSEEEKEQRYVIKCGTCTKVFHDPESAQQHFHRKHCFLRKPSVAHFGSEKTSLYKFAASASRPERKLKQAVSHPKNSEMEKGAENDLSCQNIDEEVVELPDLDYLRTMTHIVFVDFDNWSNFFGHLPGHLNQGTFIWGFQGGNTNWKPPLNCKIYNYLNRIGCFFLHPRCSKRKDAADFAICMHAGRLDEQLPKQIPFTILSGDQGFLELENQFKKTQRPAHILNPHHLEGDMMCALLNSISDTTKECDSDDNLGIKNTSIEEEFTSTEDVELEEAIRRSLEEM
- the ZNF451 gene encoding E3 SUMO-protein ligase ZNF451 isoform X1 yields the protein MGDPGSEIIESVPPAGPEASESTTDENEDDIQFVSEGPLRPVLEYIDLISSDDEEPSTSHSDDNVKHKDYIDHQKDKVALTLARLARHVEVEKQQKEEKNRAFREKIDFQHAHGLQELEFIRGHSDTEAARLCVDQWLKMPGLKTGTINSGKKSSFRRGGQMQVSGKPILCPIMHCNKEFDNGHLLLGHLKRFDHSPCDPTITLHGPFVNSFACVVCYKNFVTQQQYRDHLFAKEAADDGHKNNLLPQIIQCFACPNCFLLFSSKDECLKHMSGKNHFHQNFKLSDDKGIAQPISFPSFAKKLLISLCKDVPFQVKCVACHQTLRSHMELTAHFRVRCRNAGPVALAEKSIAQVAEKFVLRGYCPNCNQVFADETSTRNHKQNSGHKVRVITSMEESVLLYCHSSEGNKPSDLNLLLDRSKFSSLKRTMSVQESNSQDCTTVPKKKMNLEGKSHEGTVCVQKEKSFVKTWFCECHQQFLSEDAVEKHVFSANTMCYKCVVCGKVCEDSGVIRLHMSRIHGGAHLNNFLFWCRTCKKELTRKETIMAHVTEFHNGHRYFYETDEVESETLPTSSATLVSNLTAKNPSTITIIDHSPANSPPRGKWQCRICEDMFDSQDCVKQHCMSLASHQFHRYSCAHCKKTFHKVETLYRHCQDEHNNEIKVKYFCGLCDITFNVEEAFLSHYKEHHSTDYVFVSEKTETSIKTENDFPVIETSNLLTCGCRESYICKVNRKEDYGRCLQIMLDKGKLWFRCTLCSATAQNVTDINTHIHEVHREEKSEEEKEQRYVIKCGTCTKVFHDPESAQQHFHRKHCFLRKPSVAHFGSEKTSLYKFAASASRPERKLKQAVSHPKNSEMEKGAENDLSCQNIDEEVVELPDLDYLRTMTHIVFVDFDNWSNFFGHLPGHLNQGTFIWGFQGGNTNWKPPLNCKIYNYLNRIGCFFLHPRCSKRKDAADFAICMHAGRLDEQLPKQIPFTILSGDQGFLELENQFKKTQRPAHILNPHHLEGDMMCALLNSISDTTKECDSDDNLGIKNTSIEEEFTSTEDVELEEAIRRSLEEM
- the ZNF451 gene encoding E3 SUMO-protein ligase ZNF451 isoform X2, producing the protein MEIPASPGTHIFSRISSLREGPLRPVLEYIDLISSDDEEPSTSHSDDNVKHKDYIDHQKDKVALTLARLARHVEVEKQQKEEKNRAFREKIDFQHAHGLQELEFIRGHSDTEAARLCVDQWLKMPGLKTGTINSGKKSSFRRGGQMQVSGKPILCPIMHCNKEFDNGHLLLGHLKRFDHSPCDPTITLHGPFVNSFACVVCYKNFVTQQQYRDHLFAKEAADDGHKNNLLPQIIQCFACPNCFLLFSSKDECLKHMSGKNHFHQNFKLSDDKGIAQPISFPSFAKKLLISLCKDVPFQVKCVACHQTLRSHMELTAHFRVRCRNAGPVALAEKSIAQVAEKFVLRGYCPNCNQVFADETSTRNHKQNSGHKVRVITSMEESVLLYCHSSEGNKPSDLNLLLDRSKFSSLKRTMSVQESNSQDCTTVPKKKMNLEGKSHEGTVCVQKEKSFVKTWFCECHQQFLSEDAVEKHVFSANTMCYKCVVCGKVCEDSGVIRLHMSRIHGGAHLNNFLFWCRTCKKELTRKETIMAHVTEFHNGHRYFYETDEVESETLPTSSATLVSNLTAKNPSTITIIDHSPANSPPRGKWQCRICEDMFDSQDCVKQHCMSLASHQFHRYSCAHCKKTFHKVETLYRHCQDEHNNEIKVKYFCGLCDITFNVEEAFLSHYKEHHSTDYVFVSEKTETSIKTENDFPVIETSNLLTCGCRESYICKVNRKEDYGRCLQIMLDKGKLWFRCTLCSATAQNVTDINTHIHEVHREEKSEEEKEQRYVIKCGTCTKVFHDPESAQQHFHRKHCFLRKPSVAHFGSEKTSLYKFAASASRPERKLKQAVSHPKNSEMEKGAENDLSCQNIDEEVVELPDLDYLRTMTHIVFVDFDNWSNFFGHLPGHLNQGTFIWGFQGGNTNWKPPLNCKIYNYLNRIGCFFLHPRCSKRKDAADFAICMHAGRLDEQLPKQIPFTILSGDQGFLELENQFKKTQRPAHILNPHHLEGDMMCALLNSISDTTKECDSDDNLGIKNTSIEEEFTSTEDVELEEAIRRSLEEM
- the ZNF451 gene encoding E3 SUMO-protein ligase ZNF451 isoform X4 codes for the protein MGDPGSEIIESVPPAGPEASESTTDENEDDIQFVSEGPLRPVLEYIDLISSDDEEPSTSHSDDNVKHKDYIDHQKDKVALTLARLARHVEVEKQQKEEKNRAFREKIDFQHAHGLQELEFIRGHSDTEAARLCVDQWLKMPGLKTGTINSGKKSSFRRGGQMQVSGKPILCPIMHCNKEFDNGHLLLGHLKRFDHSPCDPTITLHGPFVNSFACVVCYKNFVTQQQYRDHLFAKEAADDGHKNNLLPQIIQCFACPNCFLLFSSKDECLKHMSGKNHFHQNFKLSDDKGIAQPISFPSFAKKLLISLCKDVPFQVKCVACHQTLRSHMELTAHFRVRCRNAGPVALAEKSIAQVAEKFVLRGYCPNCNQVFADETSTRNHKQNSGHKVRVITSMEESVLLYCHSSEGNKPSDLNLLLDRSKFSSLKRTMSVQESNSQDCTTVPKKKMNLEGKSHEGTVCVQKEKSFVKTWFCECHQQFLSEDAVEKHVFSANTMCYKCVVCGKVCEDSGVIRLHMSRIHGGAHLNNFLFWCRTCKKELTRKETIMAHVTEFHNGHRYFYETDEVESETLPTSSATLVSNLTAKNPSTITIIDHSPANSPPRGKWQCRICEDMFDSQDCVKQHCMSLASHQFHRYSCAHCKKTFHKVETLYRHCQDEHNNEIKVKYFCGLCDITFNVEEAFLSHYKEHHSTDYVFVSEKTETSIKTENDFPVIETSNLLTCGCRESYICKVNRKEDYGRCLQIMLDKGKLWFRCTLCSATAQNVTDINTHIHEVHREEKSEEEKEQRYVIKCGTCTKVFHDPESAQQHFHRKHCFLRKPSVAHFGSEKTSLYKFAASASRPERKLKQAVSHPKNSEMEKGAENDLSCQNIDEEVVELPDLDYLRTMTHIVFVDFDNWSNFFGHLPGHLNQGTFIWGFQGGNTNWKPPLNCKIYNYLNRIGCFFLHPRCSKRKDAADFAICMHNVIVMITWV